In the Pirellulales bacterium genome, ATCCCACCCTGCCCCACGGTGACGTCGATTCGCCGAGCGCAGGCGTCGATCGCGTTTTCCATCAACTCCTTCACGACGCTCGCCGGCCGTTCGACCACCTCGCCCGCGGCGATTTGGTTGATCACGCTCGCGGAGAGTTGATGGATGGAGGGCATGTTAGGGGCGAGGGGCGAGGGACGAGTGGTTAGTGGTTAGTGGTTAGTGGTTAGTGGTTAGGACGTGCAGCCAACCCGGCGGCCGAGTCGCACCGTTGCGGCGTGTGTTGATCCCTCGTCATTCGGCATTCGGGCTTCGTCATTCTTTCGTCATTCTTTCGGCATTCGGCATTCGGCATTCGGCATTCGATCACAAGTCGTATTCCTTGATTTTGCGGTAGAGCGTGCGTTCGCCGATGCCGAGGAGTTCGGCGGCGTGTTCGCGGTTGCCGCCGGCGAATTTCAGCGTTTCGGCAATCAACAGCTTCTCCACCTCCACCAAGGGCTTGCCGACCAGGCTGGAAATGCTGCCGGTCGACGCCTCGACGGCCAACGGCGCCTGCCCGATCAGTTCCGTGGGCAGATCGTCCATGTCGAGCACGCCGTCGTTGTCGACCACCACCATGCTCTCGATCGTGTTGCGCAACTGGCGCACATTGCCGGGCCAATCGAAGGCCATCAACTTCAACCGCGCCCCGGTCGACATGCTTTTGATCGTCTTATGATGCCGGCGGGCAAAATGGCGGATGAAATGCTCGATCAACAGGGGAATGTCTTGGCTCCGCTCGACGAGCCGGGGGAGTGAGATCGTGATCACTTTCAGCCGATGATACAGATCGCTGCGAAACGTGTTGGCCGCGATCGAGTCTTCCAGGTTGCGATTCGTGGCCGACAGAATCCGCACGTTCACTTTCACCGGATCATTCGAACCGACGCGCGTGATTTCACCGCTTTCGAGCACGCGCAACAATTTGATCTGCGTCGCCAGCGGCATATCGCCGACTTCGTCGAGAAACAGCGTGCCGCCGTGGGCGTATTCGAATTTGCCGACGCGATCATTCGAGGCATCGGTAAAGGCCCCGCGAATATGGCCGAAGAGCTCGCTTTCGAGAATGTTTTCGCTCAGCGCGGCGCAATTCAGGGCGACAAACGGTTTGTTTTTTCGCGGGCTGTTCTGGTGGATCGCCTGGGCGACGAGTTCCTTGCCCGTGCCGGTTTCGCCCTGGATCAGCACGCTGGCGTCGGTCGGGGCAATGCGTTTTAGCCGGTCGATGACGGCATTCATCTGCGGGCTGGAGCCGATCACGCCCTCGAAGCCGAAGCGTTCGTCGAGCCGACGATTCAGTTCGACATTGGTTCGCCGCAGCCGCACGGCCTCGGAGGCCTTTGCCGTGATCACCCGTAGCTGGGCCAAATCCAAGGGCTTTTGCAGATAGTTGAAGGCGCCCTGCTGCATGGCCGCCACGGCCGAGGGGATTGTGCCATGGCCAGTGACGAGAATCACTTCCGCCTCCGGCAGGGCTTGCTTGGTGCGCGCCAACAGGGCCAGGCCATCGAGGTCCGACATCTTCAAGTCGGTGATCACGACGTCGAACGATTCCTGCTCGATTTTGCGGGCGCCTTCCGTGCCGGAGGTGGCCACGGCGCATTGATAGCCGACGCGCTCGAGGCTTTCGGCGACCGTTTCGGCGTGCGACGTGTCGTTGTCGACGATCAGCACCCGGATGTCGCCGGGCGGGGCCTGCTCGGTGGAGTGCATTACGGCGGTGGACGAGACCATGCGCTCGATAATACCCGATCCACGGCGCAGCGAACAGTTGCCCGCCGCAAACCGTGAACGCGATACGATTTAGCCAGCCGCCAACCAGATTCCAGGCTGCCGACGGCCGACTCGTCCAACGCTGCTGCGCAACGCTGGAGCAAACGGCGGCCGAACCGCCAACTGGCCGGGCTCGAAATGCGTTCGGCGAATCACGTTGGACCGTCACTCAAGCCGTGGCGATCTGGCGTTGATAATCAAGTGGTCGGGCGAGTGACGGGATCAACTCCTTCCATTTGCAACGCATCCGCAGGCTTCCGCAATATGCGCGATCGGCGGCTCGCCCGGTTGCCCGCTTCGGAATTGCGCCGGCAAGGATTCCATTGCCCGGTATAATCTACTTGGGCTAATATTTCGATCGCCACGCCGAATCGATAGAAGGCGGTCGGGCTCGCTCCCGGCATTATTCATCATTCATCATCCAACCAGGGTTCTTCTTTCATGTTCTGGTTCAATCCGCTTTATAATTTCAATTACTTGCTGTGGGTCGCGCCGGCTTTGGTGCTTGGTCTCTGGGCGCAGTTGCGAGTGAAAATGACCGTGGCGGCGGCACAGAAGCAGCCGGCGCCCTTGAGCGGCGCGGCTGCCGCGCGGCATATCTTGGACTCCGCCGGCCTGCAAGACGTGGCCATCGAAGAGATTCCCGGCCGGCTATCGGATCACTACGATCCGGCCCAGCGCGTGTTGCGGCTCAGCTCGGAAAACTATCGCGGCCGCGATCTGGCCGCCGTCGGCATCGCGGCCCATGAGTCGGGCCACGCCCTGCAACATGCCCAGCAATACGCATTGATGGGCATCCGCAACATGGCCGTACCGGCAGCCAGCTTCGGCAGCAGTGTATCGATGATCTTGCTGTTGCTCGGCTATGTGCTTCACTTTCCCGGCCTGATCTTGCTCGGCATTATCGCGTTTAGCTGCATCGTGTTTTTCCAGGTAGTGAATTTGCCGGTCGAATTTGACGCCAGCCATCGGGCCAAGGTTCAGCTCGTGCAGCTCGGCATCGTGCCGCCCGCCGAAATGGTCTACGTCAACAAGGTGCTCAACGCCGCGGCTCTGACCTACGTCGCCGCGACCCTGCAATCGATCCTCACGCTGCTCTACTATCTCTCGCTCCTCTCGAACAGCAAC is a window encoding:
- a CDS encoding sigma-54 dependent transcriptional regulator, whose translation is MVSSTAVMHSTEQAPPGDIRVLIVDNDTSHAETVAESLERVGYQCAVATSGTEGARKIEQESFDVVITDLKMSDLDGLALLARTKQALPEAEVILVTGHGTIPSAVAAMQQGAFNYLQKPLDLAQLRVITAKASEAVRLRRTNVELNRRLDERFGFEGVIGSSPQMNAVIDRLKRIAPTDASVLIQGETGTGKELVAQAIHQNSPRKNKPFVALNCAALSENILESELFGHIRGAFTDASNDRVGKFEYAHGGTLFLDEVGDMPLATQIKLLRVLESGEITRVGSNDPVKVNVRILSATNRNLEDSIAANTFRSDLYHRLKVITISLPRLVERSQDIPLLIEHFIRHFARRHHKTIKSMSTGARLKLMAFDWPGNVRQLRNTIESMVVVDNDGVLDMDDLPTELIGQAPLAVEASTGSISSLVGKPLVEVEKLLIAETLKFAGGNREHAAELLGIGERTLYRKIKEYDL
- a CDS encoding zinc metallopeptidase, giving the protein MFWFNPLYNFNYLLWVAPALVLGLWAQLRVKMTVAAAQKQPAPLSGAAAARHILDSAGLQDVAIEEIPGRLSDHYDPAQRVLRLSSENYRGRDLAAVGIAAHESGHALQHAQQYALMGIRNMAVPAASFGSSVSMILLLLGYVLHFPGLILLGIIAFSCIVFFQVVNLPVEFDASHRAKVQLVQLGIVPPAEMVYVNKVLNAAALTYVAATLQSILTLLYYLSLLSNSNRRN